A single window of Aspergillus puulaauensis MK2 DNA, chromosome 5, nearly complete sequence DNA harbors:
- the YPI1 gene encoding PPP1R11/YPI1 family protein (COG:S;~EggNog:ENOG410PTF8;~InterPro:IPR011107;~PFAM:PF07491;~go_function: GO:0004865 - protein serine/threonine phosphatase inhibitor activity [Evidence IEA];~go_process: GO:0032515 - negative regulation of phosphoprotein phosphatase activity [Evidence IEA]) produces MSHGRQHISQNPTSSSRVSSVSRVQDNTSNIQVTGTLRLRAEGDTSDTRDQTPARHIRWSQDVVDNEGMGKKSSKVCCIYHKTRPVGESSSESESSESESSDSDSDRGAGAVRSKKNCRQHNHDHGGSQSSPERARTPGDHGPDDEKRQRRKPGPNAYEKMPKFTKS; encoded by the exons ATGTCGCATGGCCGCCAACATATCTCCCAAAACCCAACATCTAGCTCCCGCGTTTCCTCTGTCTCTCGAGTACAAGATAATACGTCAAATATCCAGGTAACTGGAACGCTAAGGCTAAGAGCAGAGGGAGATACTTCGGATACTCGTGATCAAACGCCAGCACGGCATATTCGGTGGAGCCAAGATGTGGTAGATAATGAAGgaatgggaaagaaaagcTCAAAAG TATGCTGCATCTACCATAAGACGAGACCTGTTGGAGAAAGTAGTTCGGAATCAGAGTCCTCGGAATCAGAATCGTCCGATTCGGACAGCGATCGGggggctggggctgtgaGGTCTAAGAAGAACTGCAGACAGCATAACCATGACCATGGTGGCTCTCAGTCGTCACCAGAAAGAGCGCGAACGCCTGGTGACCATGGCCCCGACGACGAGAAACGCCAACGAAGAAAGCCTGGTCCAAATGCCTACGAAAAGATGCCCAAATTTACGAAGAGCTAA
- a CDS encoding shugoshin family protein (COG:S;~EggNog:ENOG410PRS3;~InterPro:IPR038889,IPR011515,IPR011516;~PFAM:PF07558,PF07557;~go_component: GO:0000775 - chromosome, centromeric region [Evidence IEA];~go_component: GO:0005634 - nucleus [Evidence IEA];~go_process: GO:0045132 - meiotic chromosome segregation [Evidence IEA]) — MARLNESTASAEPIEILKRRFVRQNREIARVNSIQSLRIRNLESEVSHLLSENVSLREQIITLTQDLERFEAAKTLHDGVYGLKTRLDSKLVELSSLITELGSLPRRYARKSRDESEHMGEKRPRESSITQKVKDANLDRTLEVEANEKLPVILEDKYFPRRTLSAQELQELSNSDTDISSSSGSEISANSPKQGDENDDVSMKSHIGYTDTSAMIGNAENAHSLPPNLETRRKKRPGPITANEVHSDTNSTSLLDPRFTRKCGAKRKFSAEDEESFFESAAAEDDDFEFNRPIQSPVRLSAQNNSPVKKNTGLKEAVLSHIQPKRKVLEPKSTNSTIISPTKPSTTKNRDKYQTPTIVGGNENSIPQQSKGGQGRGECSTPKKPSTPITGSDRGMNYNRQEMKTEVRRDNMQFHDIQQPDVPATPDMPNARPSRRRGAVVSYAEPNLRDKMRRSTNELGPAVSGDRSRKSGSHTDSSWEPHEEPSNKSSSVKKARGSKVANQEHDLVGDKTPGEHLERNLNASPEKKRQSSARHNDGGREDAESQFQEPYVRGEKELEDQFGSMSNREEIVQNKRLLSVHGKPDVSMDVNQAALVTTRKSRRHSSNTKSSGRNTVPRYCTSVINAESLYNDLVTSYSGSGSSNNELSMFPTKADTFNTNDPQENPSTLSLVGSTATGRGQRIAARRRSMVL; from the exons ATGGCTCGTCTGAACGAGTCAACAGCGTCGGCTGAACCGATTGAGATCC TAAAGAGACGGTTTGTACGACAGAATCGCGAAATTGCTCGAGTAAACTCAATCCAATCACTCCGAATTCGGAACCTCGAGTCCGAAGTCTCCCACCTACTTTCTGAAAACGTGTCGCTGCGAGAGCAGATCATAACTCTGACGCAGGATTTGGAGCGATTTGAGGCAGCAAAAACACTTCACGACGGTGTTTATGGCCTAAAAACTAGGCTAGACAGCAAACTAGTTGAGCTGAGCAGCCTGATCACAGAATTGGGTAGTCTGCCGCGGCGTTATGCTAGAAAGTCACGGGATGAATCCGAACATATGGGAGAGAAACGGCCAAGGGAATCAAGCATAACTCAAAAAGTTAAAGATGCCAATCTCGACAGAACATTGGAGGTTGAAGCAAATGAGAAACTCCCCGTGATACTAGAAGACAAGTATTTCCCCAGGCGCACACTCAG TGCGCAAGAGTTACAAGAGCTGTCGAACAGCGACACGGATATTTCAAGTTCTTCTGGGTCGGAAATCTCTGCCAATTCTCCCAAACAAGGCGATGAAAATGACGATGTATCAATGAAATCACACATAGGGTACACGGACACGAGCGCAATGATTGGGAACGCAGAAAATGCACATTCACTACCTCCCAACCTtgaaacaagaagaaagaaaagacccGGTCCAATTACAGCAAATGAAGTCCATAGTGACACAAATTCCACATCTCTTCTCGATCCAAGATTCACTCGGAAATGTGGAGCAAAACGCAAGTTCTCagccgaagacgaagaaagCTTTTTTGAATCGGCCGCggctgaggatgatgactttGAATTCAACCGTCCTATCCAATCACCAGTGAGGTTGTCTGCGCAAAATAATTCTCCAGTTAAAAAGAATACTGGGTTAAAAGAGGCAGTTTTGAGCCACATACAACCTAAACGGAAAGTGCTCGAACCAA AAAGCACGAATAGCACCATAATTTCGCCAACCAAACCAAGTACTACGAAGAATCGGGACAAATATCAAACCCCTACGATCGTCGGGGGAAACGAGAACTCGATCCCACAACAATCCAAAGGTGGCCAGGGCCGCGGCGAATGTTCAACCCCGAAGAAACCTAGCACACCTATCACCGGTAGCGACAGGGGAATGAATTATAATAGGCAGGAGATGAAGACTGAAGTGAGAAGAGACAACATGCAATTTCACGATATCCAACAACCCGACGTTCCCGCAACTCCAGATATGCCTAATGCTCGGCCGTCAAGGCGACGCGGCGCAGTTGTTAGCTATGCCGAACCAAACTTACGGGATAAGATGAGGAGATCGACGAACGAACTTGGACCAGCTGTCAGTGGGGATAGGTCGCGAAAATCCGGTTCACATACAGACTCGAGTTGGGAACCCCATGAAGAGCCTAGTAATAAAAGCAGCTCTGTAAAGAAGGCTCGGGGTTCCAAAGTCGCAAATCAAGAGCATGATTTAGTCGGCGACAAAACACCTGGCGAACATTTGGAGCGAAATCTGAATGCTAGTCCGGAAAAGAAGCGCCAATCCTCGGCACGACATAATGatggcggaagagaagacgcGGAAAGTCAATTTCAGGAGCCATATGTACGAGGCGAAAAAGAACTGGAGGACCAATTCGGCAGTATGTCAAATCGAGAGGAAATTGTTCAAAACAAGCGCCTGCTTTCTGTACACGGCAAACCGGATGTCTCCATGGACGTGAACCAGGCAGCATTAGTCACAACCCGAAAGTCCCGAAGACATTCTTCAAACACCAAGTCTTCCGGGCGAAACACCGTGCCGAGATATTGCACCAGTGTCATAAATGCAGAAAGCCTATACAATGATTTGGTTACGAGTTATTCAGGCTCGGGCAGCTCAAATAACGAGCTCTCCATGTTTCCTACGAAGGCCGATACCTTCAATACCAATGATCCACAGGAGAACCCTAGCACATTGTCCTTGGTGGGTTCCACGGCAACAGGACGAGGCCAACGAATTGCTGCTAGGCGGAGAAGTATGGtcttataa
- a CDS encoding DASH complex subunit DAD2 (COG:S;~EggNog:ENOG410PREG;~InterPro:IPR013963;~PFAM:PF08654;~go_component: GO:0042729 - DASH complex [Evidence IEA];~go_component: GO:0072686 - mitotic spindle [Evidence IEA];~go_process: GO:0000278 - mitotic cell cycle [Evidence IEA]), translating into MAYTSRPTSMLGPGTSAASLRQPGGAISQQQSSALAARIASKKAELDNLVQLRDMSNGLAGQMEVLRAKLETLKDGTEAVACVLANWDNILRAITMASTKLAVLKDVAAQEASVDNKNDTYSPLPATLVRIPAIQQDKPSEQ; encoded by the exons ATGGCTTATACGTCCCGCCCTACCTCCATGCTGGGCCCCGGAACGTCGGCGGCGTCCCTTCGACAGCCAGGCGGTGCCATATCTCAACAGCAGTCCTCGGCTTTGGCAGCTCGCAttgcgtcgaagaaggctgaGTTGGATAATCTGGTCCAGCTTCGTGACATGAGCAACGGCCTTGCAGGGCAAATGGAGGTCCTTCGGGCCAAACTGGAAACACTTAAAGACGGTACAGAAG CCGTGGCATGCGTACTTGCAAATTGGGATAACATCCTACGGGCAATTACCATGGCCTCAA CTAAGTTGGCGGTGCTCAAAGATGTGGCGGCGCAAGAAGCGAGTGTCGATAACAAAAATGATACCTACTCCCCCTTGCCAGCGACCTTGGTTCGAATTCCTGCAATTCAACAAGACAAACCTAGCGAACAATGA